The Desmodus rotundus isolate HL8 chromosome 3, HLdesRot8A.1, whole genome shotgun sequence genome includes a region encoding these proteins:
- the PAQR7 gene encoding membrane progestin receptor alpha gives MATAVAQKLSHFLPSLRQDHQEPPSSVQPEPVFTVDRAKVPPLFWKPYIYVGYRPLHQTWRFYFRSLFQQHNEAVNVWTHLLAALVLLLRLAIFVGTVDFRGDPHAMPLFIIVLASFTYLFFSALAHLLQAKSEFWHYNFFFLDYVGVAVYQFGSALAHFYYAIEPAWHAQVQTIFLPMAAFLAWLSCTGSCYNKYIQKPGLLGRTCQEVPSALAYVLDISPVAHRILVSPNPATDDLALLYHKCQVVFFLLAAAFFSALMPERWFPGSCHLFGQGHQIFHVFLVLCTLAQLEAVALDYEARRPIYEPLHTRWPHNFSGLFLLTVGSSILTAFFLSQLVRRKLNQKTQ, from the coding sequence ATGGCCACAGCGGTGGCCCAGAAGCTTAGCCACTTTCTGCCCAGTTTGCGGCAGGACCACCAGGAGCCTCCGTCATCTGTGCAGCCAGAGCCTGTCTTCACGGTAGACCGAGCCAAGGTGCCACCCCTCTTCTGGAAGCCATACATCTACGTGGGCTACCGGCCGCTGCATCAGACTTGGCGCTTCTACTTCCGCTCGCTGTTCCAGCAGCACAACGAGGCGGTGAACGTCTGGACCCACCTGCTGGCAGCCCTGGTGCTGTTGCTGCGGCTGGCCATCTTTGTGGGGACTGTGGACTTCCGGGGAGACCCCCACGCCATGCCCCTCTTCATCATTGTCCTCGCCTCCTTCACCTACCTCTTCTTCAGTGCCTTGGCTCACCTCCTGCAGGCCAAGTCCGAATTCTGGCATTATAACTTCTTCTTCCTGGACTACGTGGGTGTAGCTGTGTACCAATTTGGCAGTGCCCTGGCACATTTCTACTATGCCATTGAGCCTGCCTGGCATGCCCAGGTACAGACCATTTTCCTGCCCATGGCCGCCTTTCTTGCCTGGCTTTCCTGCACTGGCTCCTGCTACAACAAGTATATCCAGAAGCCCGGCCTGCTGGGCCGCACATGCCAGGAAGTGCCCTCGGCGCTGGCCTATGTGCTGGACATCAGCCCGGTGGCACACCGCATCCTGGTGTCCCCCAACCCTGCCACAGATGACCTTGCTCTTCTCTACCACAAGTGCCAGGTGGTCTTCTTCCTGTTGGCTGCTGCTTTCTTCTCGGCCCTCATGCCTGAGCGCTGGTTCCCTGGCAGCTGCCACCTCTTTGGGCAGGGCCACCAGATCTTCCATGTCTTCTTGGTGCTGTGCACGCTGGCTCAGCTGGAGGCTGTGGCGCTGGACTATGAGGCCCGGAGGCCCATCTATGAGCCACTGCACACCCGCTGGCCCCACAACTTCTCTGGCCTTTTCCTGCTCACCGTGGGCAGCAGCATCCTCACTGCATTCTTCCTGAGCCAGCTGGTACGGCGCAAACTCAATCAGAAGACCCAGTGA